One genomic window of Bradyrhizobium sp. CCGE-LA001 includes the following:
- a CDS encoding efflux RND transporter periplasmic adaptor subunit: protein MKFTEYLKPAGTVVFVVAVGIGYYLFEHRRRPEPKETPGEALVIVTKSTNACFSDLVRVTGFFVPRREAVVVADQEGSRVTDLLVTEGAVVTDNQELARLTPPPQIPGQPQRPGPQGPISLKAPAPGLITEVRTIVGAPASPQAGPMFRIAVNNEIELDAQVPAVHMTKLNPGATVRISRDDAPDLIGRVRLVAPEIDRTTQLGRVRISVTNNPSLKVGVFARASIDAKRSCGVSIPKTAIDHLTVQVVKGNVVETRKVRVGLSSDTATEILEGLEVGEIVVADAGSSLHDGDHIKTMFADELDRTRVR, encoded by the coding sequence ATGAAATTCACCGAATATCTCAAGCCTGCCGGAACCGTGGTGTTCGTCGTTGCAGTCGGCATCGGCTATTATCTTTTCGAGCATCGGCGTCGCCCCGAGCCGAAGGAGACGCCGGGCGAGGCGCTCGTCATTGTGACGAAGTCGACCAATGCCTGCTTCTCCGACCTCGTGCGCGTGACGGGATTTTTCGTGCCGCGTCGCGAGGCGGTCGTGGTCGCCGACCAGGAAGGATCCAGGGTTACGGATCTCCTCGTCACCGAGGGTGCGGTCGTCACCGACAACCAGGAGCTAGCGCGTCTGACCCCGCCGCCGCAGATTCCGGGCCAGCCGCAGCGACCCGGCCCGCAAGGCCCGATTTCGTTGAAGGCGCCCGCGCCGGGTCTCATCACCGAGGTCCGCACCATCGTCGGAGCGCCGGCTTCCCCTCAGGCCGGCCCGATGTTTCGCATCGCCGTCAACAACGAGATCGAACTCGATGCCCAGGTCCCGGCGGTGCACATGACCAAGCTCAATCCCGGCGCGACCGTGCGCATCAGCCGCGACGACGCACCCGATTTGATTGGGCGGGTCCGGCTGGTTGCCCCCGAAATCGACCGCACGACCCAGCTCGGGCGCGTCCGCATCAGCGTCACCAACAATCCCTCGCTGAAGGTCGGCGTATTCGCCCGGGCCTCGATCGACGCCAAGCGCAGCTGCGGCGTCTCGATCCCCAAGACCGCGATCGACCATCTCACCGTGCAGGTCGTCAAGGGCAATGTCGTCGAGACGCGCAAGGTACGGGTCGGGCTGTCGTCCGACACGGCCACGGAAATTCTGGAAGGGCTCGAGGTCGGCGAAATCGTCGTCGCCGATGCCGGCTCTTCTCTCCATGACGGCGACCATATCAAAACCATGTTCGCCGATGAACTCGATCGCACGCGGGTACGCTGA
- a CDS encoding efflux RND transporter permease subunit, with product MALNISAWSIRNPLPSVVFSIILLVLGWVSFTKLAVTRLPSADIPVISVVVSQFGAAPAELESQVTKTVEDAVSGVEGVRHITSSITDGVSVTTIQFALETNTDRALNDIKDAVTRVRSNLPQNVTEPLIQRVDVIGLPIVTYAAISPGKTPEQLSYFVDDVVKRALQGVRGVAQVERIGGVEREILVSLDPDRLQAMGLTAVNVSQSLRGTNVDVAGGRAEIGKNDQAIRTLAGAKTLGDLAGTMIPLFGGGEVRLDDLGTVTDTIADRRTFARFNGEPIVALGIKRSKGASDVKVAEAVQKRIDALKAAYPDVDLKVIDTSVEYTNGNYHAAISTLFEGAILAVIIVLLFLRDLRATIIAAVSLPLSIFPAFWAMDLLGFSLNLVSFLAITLSTGILVDDAIVEIENIVRHMNMGKSPYRAALEAADEIGLAVIAISLTIIAIFAPASFMSGIAGQFFKQFGITVSVQVFFSLLAARFVTPVLAAYFLKHGQHEEPPPGRVLRAYHGIVAWSVKHYFITVLVGLGVFAASIWSITLLPQGFLPAQDSARSLLALELPPGTQLAYTEKVTEDIVARLRKRPEVKSIFVDGGRVPPGTQEVRRASLIINYTPKDDRDITQRELEFSISQELENIPDIRFWFLDENGLRAISLVVTGVDANIVNNFASELATQMKRIPTISNVISETTLERPELRIEPRADLAARLGVSTESLSQTIRVATIGDVGPALAKFDVGDRLVPIRVQLEDAARGNLKTLEQLRVPLGERGEKGGVPLSVIADVKLDQGPTSINRYDRERQATVAADLVGSAALGDATKKINDLPVMKSRPKGVKVSPSGDAESLNELSDGFATAITAGLMMVYAVLVLLFGTFLQPITILFSLPLSIGGAIAALLLTGKQLTTPVWIGILMLMGIVTKNAIMLVEFAIEAIKAGKPREEAMIDAGMKRARPIVMTTIAMAAGMIPSALAVGAGGEFRSPMALAVIGGLIFSTILSLVFVPAMFMVMDDLGALIWRFAKRLIVHSEDAEIDGHHATAGTTPANAAPTNVARPAAE from the coding sequence ATGGCTCTCAATATCTCGGCATGGTCGATCCGCAATCCGCTGCCGTCGGTCGTCTTCTCGATCATCCTCCTGGTTCTCGGCTGGGTCTCCTTCACCAAGCTCGCGGTGACGCGGCTGCCGTCGGCCGACATTCCCGTGATCTCGGTCGTAGTCTCGCAATTCGGCGCGGCGCCCGCCGAACTTGAATCGCAGGTCACCAAGACGGTCGAAGACGCCGTCTCCGGCGTCGAGGGCGTGCGGCACATCACCTCCTCGATCACCGACGGCGTGTCGGTCACCACGATCCAGTTCGCGCTGGAGACCAACACCGACCGCGCGCTCAACGACATCAAGGATGCCGTGACGCGCGTGCGCTCCAATTTGCCGCAGAACGTCACCGAGCCGCTGATCCAGCGCGTCGACGTGATCGGCCTGCCGATCGTCACCTATGCCGCGATTTCGCCCGGCAAGACGCCGGAGCAGCTCTCCTATTTCGTCGACGACGTGGTCAAGCGCGCGCTGCAAGGCGTCCGCGGCGTCGCCCAGGTCGAGCGTATCGGCGGTGTCGAGCGCGAGATCCTGGTCTCGCTTGACCCGGACCGGTTGCAGGCAATGGGCCTGACCGCGGTCAATGTCAGCCAGAGCCTGCGCGGCACCAATGTCGACGTCGCCGGCGGCCGTGCCGAGATCGGCAAGAACGACCAGGCGATCCGCACGCTCGCAGGCGCCAAGACGCTGGGCGACCTTGCCGGCACGATGATCCCGCTGTTCGGTGGCGGTGAGGTCCGGCTCGACGATCTCGGTACCGTCACCGACACCATCGCCGACCGCCGCACCTTCGCCCGCTTCAACGGCGAGCCCATCGTCGCGCTCGGCATCAAGCGCTCCAAGGGCGCCAGCGACGTGAAGGTGGCCGAGGCCGTGCAGAAGCGCATCGACGCGCTCAAGGCCGCCTATCCCGACGTCGACCTGAAGGTGATCGACACCTCGGTCGAATACACCAACGGCAATTATCACGCGGCGATTTCGACCCTGTTCGAAGGCGCCATCCTCGCCGTCATCATCGTGCTATTGTTCCTGCGCGACCTGCGCGCCACGATCATCGCCGCGGTCTCGCTGCCGCTGTCGATCTTCCCGGCATTCTGGGCGATGGACCTGCTTGGCTTCTCGCTGAACCTCGTCAGCTTCCTCGCCATCACGCTGTCGACGGGCATCCTCGTCGACGACGCCATCGTCGAGATCGAAAACATCGTCCGGCACATGAACATGGGCAAGTCGCCCTATCGCGCCGCACTCGAAGCCGCTGACGAGATCGGCCTCGCGGTGATCGCGATTTCGCTGACGATCATCGCAATCTTCGCGCCCGCGAGCTTCATGTCGGGCATCGCCGGACAGTTCTTCAAGCAATTCGGCATCACCGTCTCGGTGCAAGTGTTCTTCTCGCTGCTCGCGGCGCGCTTCGTCACGCCTGTGCTCGCCGCCTATTTCCTCAAACACGGCCAACACGAAGAGCCGCCACCAGGCCGCGTGCTGCGAGCCTACCATGGGATCGTGGCCTGGTCGGTGAAACACTATTTCATCACGGTGCTGGTCGGCCTCGGCGTCTTCGCCGCCTCGATCTGGAGCATCACGCTGCTGCCGCAGGGCTTCCTGCCGGCGCAGGACAGTGCCCGCTCGCTGCTCGCTCTCGAGCTGCCGCCGGGCACTCAGCTCGCCTACACCGAAAAGGTCACCGAGGACATCGTCGCGCGCCTGCGCAAGCGACCCGAGGTGAAGAGCATCTTCGTCGACGGCGGGCGAGTTCCGCCGGGGACCCAGGAGGTCCGGCGCGCATCTCTGATCATCAACTACACGCCCAAGGACGACCGCGACATTACCCAGCGCGAGCTCGAATTCTCGATCAGCCAGGAGCTGGAGAACATTCCCGACATCCGCTTCTGGTTCCTCGACGAGAACGGCCTGCGCGCCATCTCGCTGGTCGTGACCGGCGTCGACGCCAACATCGTCAACAATTTCGCGAGCGAGCTCGCCACGCAGATGAAGCGGATTCCGACCATCTCCAACGTGATCTCGGAAACTACGCTGGAGCGGCCCGAGCTGCGGATCGAGCCGAGAGCCGATCTCGCCGCGCGGCTTGGAGTCTCGACCGAAAGCCTGTCGCAGACCATCCGCGTCGCCACCATCGGCGACGTCGGTCCCGCACTCGCCAAGTTCGACGTCGGCGATCGCCTGGTGCCGATCCGTGTCCAGCTCGAGGATGCCGCGCGCGGCAATCTCAAGACGCTCGAGCAGCTCCGCGTGCCGCTGGGCGAGCGCGGTGAGAAGGGCGGCGTGCCGCTCTCGGTCATCGCAGACGTCAAGCTCGACCAGGGACCGACCAGCATCAACCGCTACGATCGTGAACGGCAAGCGACCGTCGCCGCCGATCTCGTCGGCTCTGCCGCGCTCGGCGACGCCACCAAGAAAATCAACGACCTGCCGGTGATGAAGAGCCGGCCGAAGGGCGTGAAGGTCTCGCCCTCCGGCGATGCCGAAAGCCTCAACGAACTGTCTGACGGCTTCGCGACAGCGATCACGGCGGGCCTGATGATGGTCTATGCCGTGCTGGTGCTGCTGTTCGGCACCTTCCTCCAGCCGATCACCATCCTGTTCTCGCTGCCGCTCTCGATCGGCGGCGCGATCGCGGCTCTGCTCCTCACCGGCAAGCAGCTCACGACGCCGGTGTGGATCGGCATCCTGATGCTGATGGGCATCGTCACCAAGAACGCGATCATGCTGGTGGAGTTCGCCATCGAGGCCATCAAGGCCGGCAAGCCTCGTGAGGAGGCCATGATCGATGCCGGCATGAAACGCGCCCGCCCGATCGTGATGACCACGATCGCGATGGCAGCGGGCATGATCCCAAGCGCGCTCGCGGTCGGCGCCGGCGGCGAGTTCCGCTCGCCGATGGCGCTCGCGGTGATCGGCGGCCTGATCTTCTCGACCATCCTGTCACTGGTGTTCGTGCCCGCGATGTTCATGGTGATGGACGATCTCGGCGCCCTGATCTGGCGCTTCGCCAAGCGCCTGATCGTGCACAGCGAAGATGCCGAGATTGATGGCCATCACGCAACGGCGGGCACAACGCCGGCGAACGCCGCGCCGACGAACGTCGCGCGGCCCGCGGCGGAGTAG
- a CDS encoding DUF433 domain-containing protein: MNFTRITIDPAVCTGKPCIRGLRFPVARLLGLLAAGETRESVLNEYPYLEREDIDEALRYAAFLAEDEAVELHPAVPAK, encoded by the coding sequence ATGAACTTCACGCGCATCACGATCGATCCTGCGGTCTGCACCGGTAAGCCCTGCATTCGCGGGCTGCGGTTTCCGGTCGCGCGGCTGCTCGGCTTATTGGCGGCCGGTGAGACCCGCGAGTCAGTCCTCAATGAATATCCCTATCTCGAACGCGAAGACATCGATGAAGCGCTGCGTTATGCCGCTTTCCTAGCAGAGGATGAGGCTGTCGAGCTGCACCCTGCAGTTCCGGCGAAGTGA
- a CDS encoding DUF5615 family PIN-like protein — protein sequence MPLSPALSRWLAESGHDAVHASAIGLHAASDVDIVDYSRREARTIITADLDYPRLIATAGSDGPSLILFRGGDWAEAAVRFRLAEVLSVLTEDEIQSSIVTVDRDRVRRRRLPVG from the coding sequence ATGCCGCTCTCGCCAGCGCTATCGCGCTGGCTCGCGGAGTCGGGGCATGACGCCGTCCATGCTTCCGCGATCGGGCTCCACGCTGCCAGTGACGTTGACATTGTCGATTATTCCAGGCGGGAAGCGCGCACCATCATTACGGCAGACCTAGACTATCCGCGGCTCATTGCGACTGCAGGCAGCGACGGCCCAAGCCTCATTCTATTCCGAGGCGGTGACTGGGCAGAAGCGGCCGTCCGCTTCCGATTGGCAGAGGTCTTATCCGTGCTGACCGAGGACGAGATTCAGAGCAGCATCGTCACCGTCGATCGGGATCGCGTCCGCCGGCGCAGGCTTCCGGTCGGTTGA
- a CDS encoding Crp/Fnr family transcriptional regulator produces the protein MSKQAEFAVILKMNAMFADLGADELQRLSSLCHTQHLGNGEVLFQKGDPGNALFGVRRGQVRIETGASDGSRLTLNFMGPGDLFGEVAVLDGQSRTADATAGETSELFVLRREDFLGFLEREPKVAIKIIALLCQRIRWQSERMEESMLQPLPVRLARRLCALAADFGSEVHISQEQLGVFVGAARESVNRQLQAWRKEAILDLQRGRILLRNMTKLTAIARNE, from the coding sequence ATGAGCAAGCAGGCCGAATTTGCGGTCATCCTGAAGATGAATGCGATGTTCGCGGATCTCGGCGCGGACGAGCTCCAGCGATTGTCCAGCCTCTGCCACACCCAGCATCTGGGCAATGGCGAGGTGCTGTTCCAGAAGGGCGATCCCGGCAACGCGCTGTTCGGCGTGCGCCGCGGCCAGGTCCGCATCGAGACCGGCGCCTCCGACGGCAGCCGGCTGACGCTGAACTTCATGGGCCCGGGCGACCTGTTCGGCGAGGTCGCGGTGCTGGACGGCCAGAGTCGCACGGCCGATGCGACCGCGGGCGAGACCAGCGAGCTGTTCGTGCTGCGGCGCGAGGATTTCCTCGGCTTCCTCGAGCGCGAGCCGAAGGTCGCGATCAAGATCATCGCGCTGCTGTGCCAGCGCATCCGTTGGCAGAGCGAGCGCATGGAAGAATCCATGCTGCAACCGCTGCCGGTGCGTCTGGCCCGGCGGCTCTGCGCGCTCGCCGCCGATTTCGGTTCCGAGGTGCACATCTCGCAGGAGCAACTCGGCGTCTTCGTCGGCGCCGCCCGCGAAAGCGTCAACCGCCAGCTTCAGGCCTGGCGCAAGGAGGCGATTCTGGATCTCCAACGCGGCCGCATCCTGCTGCGCAACATGACCAAGCTGACGGCGATCGCGCGGAACGAGTAG
- a CDS encoding AsmA family protein: MRALRFVGAALAVVIVVIAILLVIGIPSGFLTSTIASRVESATGYRLSVDGTTKISLWPTLKVTLNDLTLQDPKDRNGLTRLTVDSVQADMSLSSVWSGRPEISELVVTHPVLYQPLLRERLPNAGTAARPRTIDTGGAIIDQIKIIDGEVAFARVRDRIEGRISAINADAVVGRDRKVNIAGTARVGEHPTKFDIKATTPAAPGERQAIPVDFAIDMPSVLKSQLAGHAEMRMNGDVVMINGVNGRLGDGTFNGWASVDIASKPLVKVDLDFQRLAIPLAKSPQGTSGQPWSNAPIDVSGLNYVDAQVRISANEAVIGDARIAPLALEAKLAGGVLKAGTANLGAYGGQISGEVILDATTGAPSFAMHSDLVGVRALPLLQGLAEFDRIDGKLQAKLALRSAGTSQRALMANMQGTAFVNFQDGAIRGINVAQMIRSLTTSTLSGWQENQNPSPEQSTDLSQLSASFRIDKGQAVTTDLNLIGPLVRVTGAGTIALDTKMMGFRVEPKLVMTTEGQGRTSDPVGFGIPVMIQGSWSQPRIYPDMAGMLDNPDAAYAKLREMGKGLFGPDGAGLDNILGNLGLGGTPAPGAGSANPQGQQPGQNNLLGGPLGEALGNLIQQGLSSGTGAGASPGTGTGRSRSLPAPPSAPAPQASPAPPAQDDASMAQQDSQPMNDVLRQLFNR; encoded by the coding sequence ATGAGAGCACTGAGGTTCGTCGGCGCGGCACTGGCCGTCGTCATCGTCGTGATCGCAATCCTGCTGGTGATCGGGATCCCCTCCGGCTTCCTGACCTCGACGATTGCCTCGCGGGTCGAGAGCGCAACGGGCTATCGCCTGTCGGTCGACGGCACCACGAAAATCAGCCTGTGGCCGACGCTGAAGGTCACCCTGAACGATCTCACGCTGCAAGACCCGAAGGACCGCAACGGCCTCACGCGCCTGACGGTTGACAGCGTGCAGGCCGACATGTCGCTCTCCAGCGTATGGTCGGGCCGTCCTGAGATCAGCGAGCTCGTCGTCACCCATCCCGTGCTCTACCAGCCGTTGCTGCGTGAGCGCCTGCCGAATGCCGGCACCGCAGCGAGGCCGCGCACGATCGACACCGGTGGTGCGATCATCGACCAGATCAAGATCATCGACGGCGAGGTCGCATTTGCGCGCGTGCGCGACCGCATCGAGGGCCGCATCAGCGCCATCAATGCCGATGCCGTCGTCGGCCGAGACCGCAAGGTGAACATCGCCGGCACCGCGCGCGTCGGTGAGCACCCGACCAAGTTCGACATCAAGGCTACGACGCCGGCCGCGCCGGGCGAGCGGCAGGCGATTCCAGTTGATTTCGCCATCGACATGCCCAGCGTGCTGAAGTCCCAGCTCGCGGGACATGCCGAGATGCGGATGAACGGCGACGTCGTGATGATCAACGGCGTGAACGGCAGGCTCGGCGATGGAACGTTCAACGGCTGGGCGTCGGTCGACATCGCCAGCAAGCCTCTGGTCAAGGTCGATCTCGACTTCCAGCGGCTCGCGATCCCGCTGGCGAAATCGCCGCAGGGGACGTCCGGCCAGCCCTGGAGCAATGCGCCGATCGACGTCTCCGGGCTCAATTATGTCGATGCGCAGGTGCGGATCTCCGCGAACGAGGCCGTGATCGGCGATGCGCGCATCGCGCCGCTCGCGCTCGAGGCCAAGCTCGCCGGCGGCGTGCTGAAGGCGGGCACCGCCAATCTCGGCGCCTATGGCGGCCAGATTTCGGGCGAAGTGATCCTCGACGCGACCACGGGTGCGCCGAGCTTTGCCATGCATTCCGACCTCGTTGGCGTGCGCGCGCTGCCGTTGCTTCAAGGACTTGCCGAATTCGACCGCATCGACGGCAAGCTGCAGGCCAAGCTCGCGTTGCGCAGCGCCGGCACCAGCCAGCGCGCGCTGATGGCGAACATGCAGGGCACGGCCTTCGTCAATTTCCAGGACGGCGCGATCCGCGGCATCAACGTCGCGCAGATGATCCGCTCGCTGACGACGAGCACGCTGTCCGGCTGGCAGGAAAACCAGAACCCGAGCCCGGAGCAGAGCACGGACCTGTCGCAGCTCTCGGCCTCCTTCCGTATCGACAAGGGCCAGGCAGTGACGACCGATCTCAATCTGATCGGGCCACTGGTGCGGGTGACCGGCGCCGGCACCATCGCGCTCGATACCAAGATGATGGGTTTTCGCGTCGAGCCGAAGCTCGTGATGACGACCGAAGGCCAGGGCCGCACCTCCGATCCGGTCGGCTTCGGCATTCCTGTGATGATCCAGGGCAGCTGGTCGCAACCGCGGATCTATCCTGACATGGCCGGCATGCTGGATAATCCGGACGCCGCCTATGCCAAGCTCCGCGAGATGGGCAAGGGCCTGTTCGGCCCTGACGGTGCTGGCCTCGACAACATTCTGGGCAACCTCGGTCTCGGCGGCACCCCCGCACCGGGCGCCGGCAGCGCCAATCCGCAAGGTCAGCAGCCGGGACAGAACAATTTGCTAGGCGGCCCTCTGGGCGAGGCCCTCGGCAATCTGATCCAGCAGGGCCTTTCCAGCGGAACGGGGGCAGGCGCCAGCCCCGGCACTGGGACGGGCCGCAGCCGCAGCCTGCCGGCACCGCCATCGGCGCCGGCCCCGCAGGCCTCTCCGGCGCCCCCGGCTCAGGACGACGCATCGATGGCGCAGCAGGACAGTCAGCCAATGAACGACGTCCTGCGGCAGCTCTTCAATCGGTGA
- a CDS encoding adenylate/guanylate cyclase domain-containing protein, translating into MAGANDKTRSLRGGLFAKYVVSLVGLVVFVLAVNGAMETWISYRATRTQLTDGLEDRAQGAARRIEQSISELERQISWVTRASQDTLEKRRADYASLLHQVSVVNQLFQLNGDGREVLRVSRQSTTTGSNSDLSRDMRFTDAVARGVSYAPAWFADQTPYMAISVAHSGFNAGVTVAEIDLSFLSDLLSDAQVGKAAFAYVVDPRGRVLATSSRGPEVGKDLSKLPQVAALIAPGGEPDTSGTDFNGHSVMSAASTVPKLGWSVLFEQPTTQALMPIRDQLVRIALLIGMGLMVAILAGTLLARRMIIPITALRDGAHKLGEGDFSHRIDVHTSDELEDLAGQFNRMADQIQETYSNLETKVEERTRDLAQSIHELKVLEEVGRAVASSLDLNAVLPTIASRAIEITHADAVLIYGHDAQRHCFNLVEANGIDKSAEGAHVTIAEGANILSDAAASGAPIALADLDEAAEQPLRDVAVNAGFHSVLVVPLIDQQGTLGSLVVLRRAGGAFAPSIIGLMRTFANQAVLAMRNARLFTEVDHKGRELEAANETVRAQADKLKQQTEQLKDWNKSLEERVRTQLGEIERIRKLERFLAPQVAQLIASSDSPEGLLTSQRREVTVVFCDLRGFTAFTEATEPEEAMNVLREYHAALGKLIFKYEGTLDKYAGDGVMVLFNAPIQFEDHTKRAVKMAMEMRDTIGPLTERWRNRGHSLGFGIGIALGYATLGQVGFEQRLEYAAIGSVTNLASRLCGEAKAGQVVVSRRVYGMVEPWVEARALDDLQLKGFNHPVLAMEILSWREEVDNVVDASAARRRG; encoded by the coding sequence ATGGCAGGAGCGAACGACAAGACACGATCTCTGCGCGGGGGCCTGTTCGCCAAATACGTCGTCTCCCTCGTCGGCCTGGTTGTGTTCGTGCTCGCCGTCAACGGCGCGATGGAGACCTGGATCTCCTACCGCGCCACCCGGACGCAGCTGACCGACGGGCTCGAGGACAGGGCGCAGGGCGCCGCCCGTCGCATCGAGCAGTCGATCTCGGAGCTCGAGCGCCAGATCAGCTGGGTGACGCGGGCGAGCCAGGACACGCTCGAGAAGCGCCGCGCCGACTACGCCTCGCTGCTGCACCAGGTCTCGGTCGTCAACCAGCTGTTCCAGCTCAACGGCGACGGCCGCGAGGTGCTGCGCGTCTCGCGCCAGTCGACCACGACCGGCAGCAATTCCGACCTCTCGCGCGACATGCGCTTCACCGACGCGGTCGCGCGCGGCGTCAGCTACGCGCCGGCCTGGTTCGCCGACCAGACACCGTACATGGCGATCTCGGTGGCGCATTCCGGTTTCAACGCCGGCGTCACCGTCGCCGAGATTGATCTCAGCTTCCTCTCCGATCTCTTGTCCGACGCCCAGGTCGGCAAGGCGGCCTTTGCCTATGTGGTCGATCCGCGCGGCCGCGTGCTGGCGACGTCCTCGAGAGGGCCTGAAGTCGGCAAGGACCTATCGAAGCTGCCGCAGGTCGCGGCCTTGATCGCACCCGGCGGCGAGCCCGACACCTCGGGCACCGACTTCAACGGCCATTCGGTGATGAGCGCGGCGAGCACGGTGCCGAAGCTCGGCTGGAGCGTGTTGTTCGAGCAGCCGACCACGCAGGCCCTGATGCCGATCCGCGACCAGCTGGTGCGGATCGCGCTGCTGATCGGCATGGGCCTGATGGTCGCGATCCTTGCCGGCACGCTGCTGGCACGCCGCATGATCATCCCGATCACGGCGCTGCGCGACGGCGCGCACAAGCTCGGCGAGGGCGATTTCAGCCACCGCATCGACGTGCACACCTCGGACGAGTTGGAGGACCTCGCCGGCCAGTTCAACCGCATGGCCGACCAGATCCAGGAGACCTATTCGAACCTCGAGACCAAGGTCGAGGAGCGCACCCGCGATCTCGCGCAGTCGATCCACGAGCTCAAGGTGCTGGAAGAGGTCGGCCGCGCGGTCGCTTCCTCGCTCGATCTCAACGCCGTGCTGCCGACGATCGCGTCCCGCGCCATCGAGATCACCCATGCCGATGCCGTGCTGATCTACGGCCATGACGCGCAACGGCACTGCTTCAATCTGGTCGAGGCCAACGGCATCGACAAATCGGCCGAGGGGGCCCACGTCACCATCGCGGAAGGCGCGAACATCCTGAGCGACGCTGCAGCGAGCGGCGCGCCGATCGCGCTGGCCGATCTCGACGAGGCGGCCGAGCAGCCGCTGCGCGACGTCGCCGTCAATGCCGGCTTCCATTCGGTGCTGGTGGTGCCGCTGATCGACCAGCAGGGCACGCTGGGCTCGCTGGTGGTGCTGCGCCGTGCCGGCGGCGCGTTCGCGCCCAGCATCATCGGCCTGATGCGCACCTTCGCCAACCAGGCGGTGCTGGCGATGCGCAATGCGCGCCTGTTCACCGAGGTCGACCACAAGGGCCGCGAGCTCGAGGCCGCGAACGAGACCGTGCGTGCCCAGGCCGACAAGCTCAAGCAGCAGACCGAGCAGCTCAAGGACTGGAACAAGTCGCTGGAGGAGCGCGTCAGGACCCAGCTCGGTGAGATCGAGCGCATCCGCAAGCTCGAGCGCTTCCTGGCGCCGCAGGTGGCGCAGCTGATCGCCTCCTCCGACAGCCCCGAGGGGCTGCTGACCAGCCAGCGCCGCGAGGTCACCGTGGTGTTCTGCGATCTGCGCGGCTTCACCGCCTTCACGGAAGCGACCGAGCCGGAAGAGGCGATGAACGTGCTGCGCGAATATCACGCCGCGCTCGGCAAGCTGATCTTCAAATACGAGGGCACGCTCGACAAATATGCCGGCGACGGCGTGATGGTGCTGTTCAACGCGCCGATCCAGTTCGAGGACCACACCAAGCGCGCCGTGAAGATGGCAATGGAGATGCGCGACACCATCGGCCCCCTGACCGAGCGCTGGCGCAATCGCGGCCACAGCCTGGGGTTCGGCATCGGCATCGCGCTCGGCTATGCCACGCTCGGCCAGGTCGGCTTCGAGCAGCGGCTGGAATATGCCGCGATCGGCAGCGTCACCAACCTCGCCTCCCGCCTCTGCGGCGAGGCCAAGGCCGGCCAAGTCGTGGTCAGCCGCCGCGTCTACGGCATGGTGGAGCCGTGGGTGGAAGCGCGCGCCCTCGACGATCTCCAGCTCAAGGGCTTCAACCACCCCGTGCTCGCGATGGAGATCTTGAGCTGGCGCGAGGAGGTGGACAATGTCGTCGACGCTTCCGCGGCGAGGCGGCGGGGGTAG
- a CDS encoding GntR family transcriptional regulator, with amino-acid sequence MSGNPGDGPRSLTSALHERLRADILAARLMPGQKLHIAGLAKQFSVSLAAVREALSRLVADGLVQASDQRGFRVSPVSLADLADVTQTRIDIEGLALRRSIERGDEAWLASVKSTWAALKAVPYHYPDDPTVHYEEWVIRHRIFHRALVNACGSPWLLGFRDVLHEQSERYRRLSIRREPGVKPRDVEAEHEAIVGAVMKRDADAAVRALSEHFGTTKEFVELAASRIAEVSRTT; translated from the coding sequence ATGTCCGGCAACCCGGGCGACGGTCCGCGCAGCCTGACTTCGGCGCTGCACGAGCGGCTGCGCGCCGACATCCTGGCGGCGCGGCTGATGCCGGGTCAGAAGCTGCATATCGCCGGCCTCGCCAAGCAGTTTTCGGTGAGCCTTGCCGCCGTCCGCGAGGCGCTGTCGCGGCTCGTTGCCGATGGACTCGTGCAGGCGTCGGACCAGCGCGGCTTCCGCGTCAGCCCGGTGTCGCTCGCCGATCTCGCCGACGTCACCCAGACCCGGATCGACATCGAAGGGCTCGCGCTGCGACGGTCGATCGAGCGCGGCGATGAAGCCTGGCTCGCCTCGGTGAAATCGACCTGGGCGGCTCTGAAAGCCGTCCCGTATCATTACCCCGACGATCCGACCGTGCATTACGAGGAATGGGTGATCCGTCACCGCATCTTCCATCGTGCGCTGGTCAACGCCTGCGGCTCGCCATGGCTGCTTGGCTTCCGCGACGTGTTGCACGAGCAAAGCGAGCGCTATCGCCGTCTGTCGATCCGCCGCGAGCCCGGGGTCAAGCCGCGCGACGTCGAGGCCGAACACGAGGCGATCGTCGGGGCCGTGATGAAGCGCGATGCGGATGCGGCAGTTCGCGCCTTGTCAGAGCATTTCGGCACCACCAAGGAATTCGTCGAGCTCGCCGCCTCGCGCATTGCGGAGGTGAGCCGCACGACCTGA